The genomic region CCCTGGGTATTCCTGGAAGCCCCGGCGTGCCCGAAGAAATCGTTAAAAACACCATCTCGCTTCCCTACAATGACCTTGACGCCGTAAAAGAGGCCTTTGCCAAAATGGGAGAAGAAATTGCCTGCGTAATTGTTGAGCCCATTGCCGGAAACATGGGCGTCATTCCCCCAGAGCCTGGCTTTCTTGAGGGCTTGAGAGAGCTTACTAAAAAATATGGCTCTTTACTTATTTTTGATGAGGTTATAACCGGCTTCAGAGTGAGCCTGGCCGGAGCCCAGGGGCTTTACGGCGTAGAACCTGACCTCACCTGCCTCGGCAAAATTATAGGTGGTGGCCTTCCAGTAGGAGCTTACGGTGGTAAAGCCGAAATCATGGCCCATATTGCTCCTGAAGGCCCGGTTTATCAAGCAGGCACCCTTTCAGGAAACCCTATCGCCGTAGCCGCAGGCATAGCCACTTTAAAAGTCTTGATGCGCCCTGGTGTTTACGAATACCTTGAAGCCCTTTCTGAAAAATTGGCCAATGGTCTTGCTGAAGCAGCTAAAGAAGCCGGAGCCAAGGTCACCTTTAACCGCGTAGGCTCCATGATGACCTGCTTTTTCCGAGAAGGAGAAGTCAAAAACTTTGCTGACGCCGCCGGCTCTGACACTGAGCGTTATGGCCAGTTTTGGCGAGAGATGCTTGCTCGCGGAGTGTATTTAGCACCTTCTCAGTTTGAGGCCGCTTTTGTTTCTCTGGCTCATACTGAAGAGGAGATAGACCATACGATAGAAGCGGCCCGCGAGGCCTTTGCTATAGTGGCCTAACCTTCGCTATAGTGGCCTAATTTTTAAGATATAATTCTATATTTTTAAGGATTTCTTTGTCAGAAACTACCTTTTGCTGGGCTAATTTTAGAGCCAGCTCAGGATCTTTAATTTTGTAAACTAATTCAAGAGAATCTGTTTGGCCTTTTAAAAAGGCTTCAAGGGCACGGTAGCTTTCGTCTAATTTTTGACAGATGGCAGGCTCGTTTTTTAAGTCTATGCATTCTTTTTTGAACTCTTGATAAAAACTATGGGCATTGGCAAGCTCTGCGCCTATTAAAGCTTTTGGGTCGTTGGGAGATAACCATAAGGCAAGGATTTCAAGCCAATTTCTACCTTTGATTTTTAAAGAGACATAATCCGGAGTAAAGTATTTATCTGTTTCAGGGGCGGCACTAGTAAAAGCTTTTTCACATTCGGGCAATTTGCAGAAAGGAAAGTGGGCTTTGCCCGAAAGAGTTACTAAAGGTTCTCTACCTTTTAAAGAAAATTCTTTGACTTCTGTTTCAAGACCTTCTTTTTTGAACTGCCAGCCCCCGTCAGCTTGTATCTCTAACACTTCGCCGATTTTGATTTTTTCAAGGCTTGGCTTAAGTTCTTGGACACGATAAGGATCAAACTGTTTTAAAAGGCGATAAACTGGGACTTCTAAAATTACTCTTCCTTGAGCCTTTTCTGGTATCTGACCTTGAACATCTTTTACCGAAACAGTGGCTAAGCGAATCCTAAAAAGGGGATAATCCATAAAAGAAACTACTCCATTTTCAATAGTGACACTATTTTTAAGCCAGGAGACTTTGACCTTTTCAGGCTTTATAGAAATCCCTAGCTCCCCTTTTATTAATGCCTGCTTAATTTCTTCGGCTTTCTTGTTTTCCTGGTACTTAATATAGGCTCCCGCGGCCAATACAAGTGCCAGAAATAACCCCGCTCCTATACATATCACTTTTCCAATCTTTGACATAATTACCTCCTTTTTGTTTTGAATATGGTCTTATTTAAAAAGTTCCTTTTGTTTCGGCATTTTCTCTTTTATCTCCCACGGCGCGCAGAATTCAAAGGGAAGGTCAGGGTTTTTGCAACCGCAAATTTTTACGGTAAGGCCAAAAGCCCGACCTATTTCCTTAAAAAGCGCGTAACCCTTTTCTCTGATTTCTTTTCGGACAAGTTTGGTGGTAGCTGAAGTAATTACCTGGCACCAAGGCTCACCCTGATAGACCGAAAATATTTTTTGCCAGAAAGCGTAAGGTAATTCTTTTTCCATCTGCTCCATCACCTTTGGCCGAAGCACGAGATAACTAACAGAAACTTCTTTTACACCAGCCATAGCAAGGCGCCTCATAAGAGACTCAACCATTTCTTCCCGGTCAGTTAGGCCAGGAATTACGGGGTCTATGCGCACTGCAGGTTCAAGACCAAGCTTTGCCGCTTTTTCAATCAACCTGAGACGCAGATAAAGCGGAGCCGTCCGCGGTTCAAAAATCAGGCGATAATCCGAACTCAAGCTTACCAGGCCAAATCTCGGCTTAACTAGGCCCTTATGCTCATTGAAAAGACTAAAAAATTTTTCAGGTATGCGCCCTTTGGTAAGAAACGACACCGCAACGCCTGATTTAAGAAGTATTTTCATGCATTCAAAAGATATTTGTAAAATTGCTTCGTTAGGCTGAAAGGCGTCACTTGCGGTAGAAAAGGCTACAGCCTTTGGCTTTCGGCCACGCTTAAGTCGTGAGACTATCTCTTTTTCAAGCTTTTCCGGAAGATTTTCATAAAGCTGAACCTCATTTTTGGGAGTCTCCGGAAAAACCCTGGCGTAGCAATAAGCACAGCGATGAAGACAGCCTCTAGTAACATTCACTGATGGTATATCTTTCAAACACCCAAAGGCTGGATTTTTAAGCACCTGAGACCTACGCTTTACTTTTACAACTTTCATAAATTATTTCGCCTGTCCCTAATTTTAACTTGTGAAATATTTAGATTTTGACATATCATTTTTAGTTATGAAAAAAGCTCCTTTAAATTTTTTATTTAAAAAAGTAACCTTTCCCATTTCAGGGGTAAAAACCTGGATATTTTTACCACCTCTGGTGGCATTTTTCTTGGCCTATTTTGGCAGTATGGCTGGAGTAACCGGGGCCTTTCTCCTTTTACCTTTTCAGATGAGCGTTCTCGGCTATACAACTCCTGGAGTTTCGGCTACTAACTTTTTTTATAATCTTTTTGCCATTCCAGGGAGCCTTTGGCGCTATACCAAGCAAGGGCGACTTAACTGGCCGCTTAGCCTCTGTATATCTCTTGGAAGTGCTTCTGGAATAGTTCTCGGCTATTTTTTGCGAATCAAATTTTTGACAGATCCTAGTAAGTTTAAGCCCTTTGCCGGATTTGTTCTACTTTATCTTGCCTTTCGGTTAGGAAAAGATTTAGTTTACGGCAAAAATAAGCCAACACCTTCTAAGAAAGAAGTAATTGTTTATCTAAAATTATCTTTAAAAGAAATTTCCTTTTCCTTTGATCAGCAGGTCTATTCTTTTTCTCCAAGCAAAGTCTTTGGTGTTTCTTTTCTAGTTGGAATTGCTGGTGGAGCTTACGGTATTGGCGGCGGAGCTATTATGTCTCCCTATTGTGTAAGTATGTTAGGCCTCCCCGTTCACACAGTAGCAGGTGCCTCTCTTTTGGGAACTTTTATATCATCTGTTATTGGTGTAACCATTTATACCCTCGGCTTAGGAGCTAAGGGTATTTCTACAAAACCTGATTATTTACTCGGTGTCTTATTTGGCCTTGGAGGTCTGGCTGGAGGTATTCTGGGGGCGCGTACTCAAAAATTTATTCCCGAACGACCTATAAAATTGGGCCTCTTTCTGGTGGTGCTGTTGGTTTCCTTGCGATACCTCCTGAGCTGGTTCTAAAAACTTTATCCGCCTATTTGATAAATGCTAATTTTATGTTAAGAGAAATTAAATCATCCTGTATGCCCAGCCCTGTCGTATAAGTCACCTTAATTCCTGCTTGGTCAGGAATTAAGGAATAAAAGTTATTGATAACTCGTAACAATTAAAGACCTGTGGAGGCTTTAGTCTTTAAGAGCTAAAGCTTTAGTAAAAGCAGGTAGAAGTATGGTCCAATTTAAGAAAGGAGGGTTTTATGCCTAAGTGGAATCCAGAAAGAAGACTATTAGACCATGAACATACCAAGTTCTGGCAACATCGTTTACAGGATGTAGACGAACCTAACCTAATGAAAGAAGTTTTTCCTTATGACGACGTCCCCTATGTAGATTTTGACCACAAATACGTTATGCCCATGCCAGCCAAAGACTTCTGGATTACGGATACCACCTTTCGTGATGGCCAACAGGCACGCCCCCCTTATACTGTTGACCAGATCGTCAAACTATTTGATTTTTTACACAAGCTAGGGGGGCCAAACGGAGTTATTCGGCAGACAGAGTTTTTCCTCTATACCAAAAAAGACAAAGACGCCGTTATTAAATGCCTGGAACGGGGGTATCGCTTTCCAGAAGTTACCGCCTGGATTAGGGCTAAAGCTGAAGACTTAAAGCTCGTAAAAGAAATGGGTATAAGGGAAACGGGTATTCTTACTTCCTGTTCCGATTATCATATTTTTCTTAAGCTAAAAAAAGATCGCCGGCAGGCACTTAATGACTACCTAGCCATTGTTAAAGCTGCTCTCGAAGAGGGGATAGTGCCACGCTGTCACTTTGAAGACGTGACCCGCGCTGATATCTACGGTTTTGTTATCCCCTTTGCCATTGAACTTATGAAGCTCCGGGAAGAATCAGGTATTGATATCAAAATAAGGCTTTGTGATACCCTAGGCGTGGGGGTCCCTTATCCCGGAGCGGCACTTCCTCGCAGTGTCCCAAAGCTTGTACGAGCCTTTATTGAAGAGGCCGGGGTGCCAGGCGAACTCCTCGAATGGCACGGACACAACGATTTTTACAAGGCCGTGATTAACGCCACCACCGCCTGGCTCTATGGCTGTGCGGCTATCAATACAACTCTCCTCGGCTACGGTGAGAGAACCGGAAACACTCCACTTGAGGCCATGATATTTGAGTATATCTCATTGAGGGGCACTCATAACGGCGTTGATACCACGGTTATTACCGATGTGGCCGAGTTTTACCGCCGCGAACTAGGAGACAGGATTCCACCAAATCAACCCTTTGTGGGTTCTGAATTTAACGCTACCAAGGCGGGAATTCACATTGACGGACTCCTCAAAAACGAAGAGATTTATAACTCCTTCAATACTCGTAAACTTCTTAAAAGGCCTATCGGTATCATTATCACTGATAAGAGCGGAACAGCTGGTATTGCCTACTGGATTAATACTCACTTTGGCCTTGAGGGCGATAAGCGTATTGATAAAAAGCATCCAGGTGTGGCCAAGATTTACAAAAAAATTATCAAGCAATATGAGGCTGGCCGGATAACTCCTATTTCTAACGAAGAGATGATGCACTTGGTAAGACGTTATATCCCTGAACTCTTTGTCTCTGAGCTTGACCGCATGAAACAAAAGGCCTCAAAGCTTCTGGTAGAGCTGGTGGAAAAGCTGGTGGAACGGCCTGAAATCCGTTCTCTTGATCCCGAAAAAATTGTCCCTCTTTTAAGAGAAGTCCTCGAAGAGCATCCTTATATCCAGTTCATTTACGTTATCAACCAAGATGGCAAACGGATAACTCCTCTGGTAACCCACTTGGAAGACAGGTATCGCTACGAACACCTGTTAAAATATGAAGACTATTCAGACCGTGATTGGTTCATAAAACCTTTTAAGACCGGAAAAATTTATGTCTCTGATTTTTACTCTTCTAAAGTTACCGGGGCACTTTGTCTAACGGTTTCTGGGCCCATTCGTAACGAATATGAAGAAATAGTCGGTATCCTTGGTATGGACATTCGTTTTGAAGATCTGGTGAAAATGGAAGAGGAAGAAGGAGAGGAATAAATAATTAGAGGGCGGCAAGTCCGACTTGCCGCCCTGTTTTTTTTATTCAGGTATTCTTAGTTCGTAGCAGCCCCTTTCAATAGCCTGATACATTACCTTAAAGATTTGAGTATTGTCTTTTATGTCTCCATCATATTTGGCCTTTAAGGCTCTGGCGCACACTCCCTGGGCATAGATCGGTACCAGACTATTGGTATGATGATGCCAGCCTTCACAATTTAGCCCCCAGCATTGTTCTTTTATAACTTCGTCGCCGGTTACATTTAAAGGCTGGAGATGTCCGGTTTCGTGATCAGCCACTACAACCACCAAAGTATTGTCCCAATTGCTTCCATTATTGGGGTCATTAACCCAATCAATAACTGCTTTGACAGCATTATCAAAATCAATTATTTCTTCAAGCATTCTGGTCATGTTGTTAGCGTGGCTAGCCCAATCAATGGCTCCGCCTTCAATCATTACAAAAAAGCCGTCTTCGTCCTGTTCAAGCACTTCAAGAGCAGCTCTGGTCATGGTTTCAAGAGAGGGAACATTGGTTATAAAGGCCTGGCCACCGACTTTCCAGTCATCAGAAGGATCTCCATCATCTATGTTGCGAGAAGCCTGTAAAGTATTAGCTACCTGAGCCAATCCGAATACCCGTCTAGGCATAGGGCCTCCGTGAAAGAGTCCGTCACCATCGGCTAAATCCTCAAAATCTTCTTTTTTATCGACAAAAACTCTACCTCTTACTCCGTTTACTACTTTTTCATATAAAGCTTCACCGTCTTCATCATCGATATAGGGTCCTTTATTGCGAGACCAGTAATAAAAGTTAGGCTCTTCGCGTAGATTGCCGTTGTCATCGTAATAAGGATGTCCGGCTCCCATAATTACATCCAAGTTAGAAAAAATCATTTGACGAGCTATTTCCCCATAATTTTTACGGTACTGGGTTTTGGCAATAAAAGCAGCGGGAGTGGCATGGGAGAAAGGAACACTGGTTACTACGCCGGTGGCCATACCTTTGGCCTCGGCAAAATCAACAATGGTGGGATAATATTTGACCGTAAAAGGTTCATCAGCAGGATATCCTTCAGGCTTAGGAACTACATTCAATGCATATTTTACTGTTTTGTGGCCACTGGCTAGTGCGCTACCAGCAGCTGCCGAATCTGTAGCCCCCTCATCTACATAAGCAGGAACTGGTTGTATTTCCCACGGAGTACGACCTCCTAGCGCGGGATCATAACTACCAAGTTCGTTAGGATCATCCCAGTATTCTCCACTAAGTCCACCTTCTCCTGTAGAATTTCTCATAAAAGTAGTCATATAACCAAAGTACCTAAGGCTTTCCATATTGGTTTTGCTTACATTCAAGTATCTACGTAAGGCATCAACGTGCCAATAGCCCATCCCGTCTCCTATCAAAAGTATGACGTACTTAGCTTTTTTGACCTTAACCTGCGGTTTGTGAAAAAAGACTCGGTCAGGATAAGTAAAGGCATGGGCTGACAAAACCTGAATAAATAACAGACAAAAACATAACGAAATAATGAAACGTAATTTTTTAAACATGACCCCCCTCCTTGTTTTAAGTTATTTAACGTTATTAACCTTAGATTTGGCTTTAAGGCCTAAAAAACCCAAAATACTTAGAGCAAGACCTACCAAGATAATGCTGGCTGGTTCGGGAACATTTACCGGAGAAGAAAAGGTAATAGTGTAATTCACGTCTCCACCAACAACAGGGCCATCCCAGTATGCCAACCAGGGATCCATTGCTTGAGGTGCAAGTTGAGTATCGTAAGGATAATCTGGAAAGATTTCTTCACCAAAGAGGTTATAGGGATCGTAATCGTAGGCAGAGATTCCCAGGTAATAGACACCAGGAGCCAGGACATCTTCAATACGGGCATTTAGATTGTAACCACCGTCATCGTTTGCCCAGATTCCATAACCATTTTCATCAAAAAGGAAAAGCTGAAAGTCGAAATAGTTATTACTACTGGTTTCTGCTCCAAAAGGGCCGCCATTCCACCAGAATACGTAAAGATCTGCTCCGGCGTAGTCATTGAAAGGATCGGGCCATTCCAAGTAGCCGTTAATCTGAACAGTGCTCTCTGCTACGGGCATGGCTGTGTCAAGCGTCTTTCCTGCATCGCCAATTTCTTGAAACAAAGCTGCACGGCTAGTTCCTGCTAGCCAAAAGAGAAAACAAAAACAAAAAATCCATTTTTTAAACATACCCCCCTCCTTAATTAGGTTTTGACTTAAACTAACGAAAGAGGGTTACAGAGTTTTGCCTGAGTTTTAAAAAAAATGTGACATCAAAAATAGTTTCTTTTATCAAATAAATGTTGAGAGACTACATAGTTGTCCTAGCAATCTCACAAAGTCACTTCACCTATATCGAAGTAAGGGAAGAGGATTTCCCAAGATTATTCGCTTACACTAGCTAATTTTTAGAGATTGTTTTATTTTTTAAAATAGTTACACTTACAAATACATCAAACTTATAATCGTTGCTTTATGTCTCTTTTAATTTTTCAGCGCTTAGCAGAACAGCGTATTCAAGAGGCTATAAACAGGGGTGAGCTTGAAAATCTCCCTGGTAAAGGGAAACCCCTTGAACTTGAAGATTTAAGTCATGTACCC from Thermodesulfatator indicus DSM 15286 harbors:
- a CDS encoding triose-phosphate isomerase; translated protein: MPKWNPERRLLDHEHTKFWQHRLQDVDEPNLMKEVFPYDDVPYVDFDHKYVMPMPAKDFWITDTTFRDGQQARPPYTVDQIVKLFDFLHKLGGPNGVIRQTEFFLYTKKDKDAVIKCLERGYRFPEVTAWIRAKAEDLKLVKEMGIRETGILTSCSDYHIFLKLKKDRRQALNDYLAIVKAALEEGIVPRCHFEDVTRADIYGFVIPFAIELMKLREESGIDIKIRLCDTLGVGVPYPGAALPRSVPKLVRAFIEEAGVPGELLEWHGHNDFYKAVINATTAWLYGCAAINTTLLGYGERTGNTPLEAMIFEYISLRGTHNGVDTTVITDVAEFYRRELGDRIPPNQPFVGSEFNATKAGIHIDGLLKNEEIYNSFNTRKLLKRPIGIIITDKSGTAGIAYWINTHFGLEGDKRIDKKHPGVAKIYKKIIKQYEAGRITPISNEEMMHLVRRYIPELFVSELDRMKQKASKLLVELVEKLVERPEIRSLDPEKIVPLLREVLEEHPYIQFIYVINQDGKRITPLVTHLEDRYRYEHLLKYEDYSDRDWFIKPFKTGKIYVSDFYSSKVTGALCLTVSGPIRNEYEEIVGILGMDIRFEDLVKMEEEEGEE
- the hemL gene encoding glutamate-1-semialdehyde 2,1-aminomutase; amino-acid sequence: MAGILSQKFFEKAKELIPGGVNSPVRACKSVGVDPVFFSAGTGPFLIDVEGKEYIDYVASWGPLILGHAHPEVVSAIQAAAENGTSFGAPTWGEVELAELICQIFPSIEKVRLVNSGTEATMSAVRLARGFTNRKKIIKFDGCYHGHADSFLVKAGSGIATLGIPGSPGVPEEIVKNTISLPYNDLDAVKEAFAKMGEEIACVIVEPIAGNMGVIPPEPGFLEGLRELTKKYGSLLIFDEVITGFRVSLAGAQGLYGVEPDLTCLGKIIGGGLPVGAYGGKAEIMAHIAPEGPVYQAGTLSGNPIAVAAGIATLKVLMRPGVYEYLEALSEKLANGLAEAAKEAGAKVTFNRVGSMMTCFFREGEVKNFADAAGSDTERYGQFWREMLARGVYLAPSQFEAAFVSLAHTEEEIDHTIEAAREAFAIVA
- a CDS encoding alkaline phosphatase, whose amino-acid sequence is MFKKLRFIISLCFCLLFIQVLSAHAFTYPDRVFFHKPQVKVKKAKYVILLIGDGMGYWHVDALRRYLNVSKTNMESLRYFGYMTTFMRNSTGEGGLSGEYWDDPNELGSYDPALGGRTPWEIQPVPAYVDEGATDSAAAGSALASGHKTVKYALNVVPKPEGYPADEPFTVKYYPTIVDFAEAKGMATGVVTSVPFSHATPAAFIAKTQYRKNYGEIARQMIFSNLDVIMGAGHPYYDDNGNLREEPNFYYWSRNKGPYIDDEDGEALYEKVVNGVRGRVFVDKKEDFEDLADGDGLFHGGPMPRRVFGLAQVANTLQASRNIDDGDPSDDWKVGGQAFITNVPSLETMTRAALEVLEQDEDGFFVMIEGGAIDWASHANNMTRMLEEIIDFDNAVKAVIDWVNDPNNGSNWDNTLVVVVADHETGHLQPLNVTGDEVIKEQCWGLNCEGWHHHTNSLVPIYAQGVCARALKAKYDGDIKDNTQIFKVMYQAIERGCYELRIPE
- a CDS encoding SPL family radical SAM protein yields the protein MKVVKVKRRSQVLKNPAFGCLKDIPSVNVTRGCLHRCAYCYARVFPETPKNEVQLYENLPEKLEKEIVSRLKRGRKPKAVAFSTASDAFQPNEAILQISFECMKILLKSGVAVSFLTKGRIPEKFFSLFNEHKGLVKPRFGLVSLSSDYRLIFEPRTAPLYLRLRLIEKAAKLGLEPAVRIDPVIPGLTDREEMVESLMRRLAMAGVKEVSVSYLVLRPKVMEQMEKELPYAFWQKIFSVYQGEPWCQVITSATTKLVRKEIREKGYALFKEIGRAFGLTVKICGCKNPDLPFEFCAPWEIKEKMPKQKELFK
- a CDS encoding DVUA0089 family protein is translated as MFKKWIFCFCFLFWLAGTSRAALFQEIGDAGKTLDTAMPVAESTVQINGYLEWPDPFNDYAGADLYVFWWNGGPFGAETSSNNYFDFQLFLFDENGYGIWANDDGGYNLNARIEDVLAPGVYYLGISAYDYDPYNLFGEEIFPDYPYDTQLAPQAMDPWLAYWDGPVVGGDVNYTITFSSPVNVPEPASIILVGLALSILGFLGLKAKSKVNNVK
- a CDS encoding sulfite exporter TauE/SafE family protein, which encodes MKKAPLNFLFKKVTFPISGVKTWIFLPPLVAFFLAYFGSMAGVTGAFLLLPFQMSVLGYTTPGVSATNFFYNLFAIPGSLWRYTKQGRLNWPLSLCISLGSASGIVLGYFLRIKFLTDPSKFKPFAGFVLLYLAFRLGKDLVYGKNKPTPSKKEVIVYLKLSLKEISFSFDQQVYSFSPSKVFGVSFLVGIAGGAYGIGGGAIMSPYCVSMLGLPVHTVAGASLLGTFISSVIGVTIYTLGLGAKGISTKPDYLLGVLFGLGGLAGGILGARTQKFIPERPIKLGLFLVVLLVSLRYLLSWF